A single window of Caldicellulosiruptor bescii DSM 6725 DNA harbors:
- a CDS encoding isocitrate/isopropylmalate dehydrogenase family protein, whose amino-acid sequence MAYRITLIPGDGIGPEVTEAARRVLDASGVKIEWEVVEAGEKVMQEYGTPLPDYVLESIKRNKVALKGPITTPVGTGFRSVNVALRQALNLYANVRPVKSYEGVPSRYTNVDLIIVRENTEDLYAGIEYMAGDDAAVGVKIITRKASERIVRYAFELARREKRRKVTAVHKANIQKLTDGLFLECARKVAQDYPDIEFEDMIVDAMSMKLVQSPENYDVLVMPNMYGDILSDLAAGLVGGLGIAPGANIGEDGAVFEPIHGSAPKRAGQNLANPTATILSGVMMLRYLGELETADRVEKAVAKVIKEGKEVTYDLGGSTGTKEFADAVIREMERI is encoded by the coding sequence ATGGCATACAGAATTACACTTATTCCTGGCGATGGTATAGGACCAGAGGTTACAGAGGCAGCAAGAAGAGTTTTGGATGCATCGGGTGTAAAGATAGAGTGGGAAGTTGTGGAAGCTGGCGAAAAGGTTATGCAGGAGTATGGGACGCCACTTCCTGACTATGTTTTGGAAAGTATAAAGAGAAATAAGGTTGCACTAAAAGGTCCTATTACAACACCTGTTGGGACAGGGTTTAGAAGTGTTAATGTTGCACTCAGACAAGCGTTAAACCTTTATGCAAATGTAAGACCTGTAAAGTCTTATGAAGGTGTTCCTTCAAGATATACAAATGTGGATTTGATCATTGTAAGAGAAAATACAGAGGACCTTTATGCAGGTATTGAATATATGGCTGGCGATGATGCGGCGGTTGGTGTTAAAATAATAACAAGAAAGGCAAGTGAGAGGATTGTCAGGTACGCATTTGAGCTTGCAAGAAGAGAAAAAAGAAGAAAGGTCACAGCTGTTCATAAAGCAAATATTCAAAAACTTACTGATGGGTTGTTTTTAGAATGTGCAAGAAAGGTAGCGCAGGACTATCCAGATATAGAGTTTGAAGATATGATTGTTGATGCAATGAGCATGAAGCTTGTCCAAAGCCCAGAAAACTACGACGTTTTGGTTATGCCAAACATGTACGGAGATATCCTATCTGACTTGGCGGCAGGGCTTGTGGGAGGTTTGGGAATAGCACCAGGTGCTAACATCGGCGAAGATGGGGCGGTATTTGAGCCAATCCACGGCTCTGCACCAAAAAGAGCAGGACAGAACTTGGCAAATCCAACTGCAACTATACTTTCTGGTGTTATGATGCTAAGGTACTTGGGCGAGCTTGAAACAGCTGATAGAGTTGAAAAGGCGGTGGCTAAAGTTATAAAAGAAGGCAAAGAGGTTACATACGACCTTGGAGGCTCAACAGGTACAAAAGAGTTTGCAGATGCAGTCATCCGCGAGATGGAAAGGATATAA
- a CDS encoding GntR family transcriptional regulator, whose protein sequence is MVYSYSDDKDARYSPLYEKIFEVIKEKILMGILKPGDPLVEVKLAEELGVSRTPIREALRQLELEGLVYSIPHKGAFVAGVTAQDIEDIYTIRMLLDGLAARWAAQKITKDEEDELTEIITLMELYTKKKDIPKVMKTDSQFHQLIYKASKSKPLEHVLSTFHSYIIRARATSFETPGRLEEAMEEHKLIFEAIVSRDPDKAEEYMKLHVKNAAKNLIEQKKSEERTVAGK, encoded by the coding sequence ATGGTATATAGTTATTCAGATGATAAAGATGCAAGATATTCTCCCTTATATGAGAAGATTTTTGAAGTGATAAAAGAAAAGATTTTAATGGGAATTTTAAAGCCGGGAGACCCTCTTGTTGAAGTAAAACTTGCTGAAGAACTTGGAGTTTCTCGAACACCGATAAGAGAAGCTCTGCGCCAGCTTGAACTTGAGGGGCTTGTATATTCTATTCCTCACAAAGGTGCGTTTGTTGCAGGTGTTACTGCTCAGGATATAGAAGATATATACACAATCAGGATGCTTTTAGATGGACTTGCTGCGCGCTGGGCTGCCCAGAAGATTACAAAAGATGAAGAAGATGAGCTTACTGAAATTATAACTCTTATGGAGCTCTATACAAAGAAAAAAGATATTCCAAAGGTGATGAAAACTGATTCGCAGTTTCACCAGCTCATTTACAAAGCATCGAAGAGCAAACCGCTTGAACATGTTTTATCCACCTTCCATAGCTATATAATAAGGGCAAGAGCAACCTCTTTTGAGACACCAGGAAGGCTTGAGGAAGCTATGGAGGAACACAAGCTCATATTTGAAGCAATAGTCAGCAGAGACCCTGACAAGGCAGAAGAGTATATGAAACTTCATGTTAAGAACGCAGCAAAAAATCTAATTGAACAAAAGAAGAGTGAAGAGAGAACAGTAGCAGGGAAGTAA
- a CDS encoding Mur ligase yields MKIESMKVYNHRNIYSDKKVVVLKVKGDIEEARNFAKLCIHIQNLIGYNLVEYWECLSVEDHIDVLIEHDNQMLVHKVIEFALECIEKGFEPEHFPDKISKLKKLTIETELSPNTRLLKNACMKRGIKFTRIGYTDTFMLGEGKYAKLFASIISDHDFSRVSLSDDRELSRRFLKLNSFPVVPFDVVFTSDQLMDSIKKLGFPVSIKGCRKDSPNIGNIRTNQQALEAFDMVKNLDSRVIVERYVPGKSYKILVVNGKVVAAVERTSPYIVGDGKRRISELLDQGERNNKYIQKNILKQGFTLDDILPKGMKVFLKEPTSFKTGCITTDVTEKIAYENQQLFIKIAEKFGYVVTILDFVTEDISLPYSVVGGYVVDVETNCDLRIFSQTCNCDIFNTILDVYFEKMPNPTVPIIAVSGTYGKSTILQIMKYILQRCGLETSIDSEIENFYLRNFGDLSDIKLVEFNPEKCIEEIEIEPDVGVITNTFSQNQIERNLLFSKSIKENGYLILNINDAYKYLYSAKARCNIVFTSISNHHPDLKAHIEMKRPCVYLENDFVKIFDGQQFFSLCNIKEIPYSYEGKLMFAVDNILQAIAALYFYGVDSEIIYKFLTEYKNDSHQNPGKFNIFDINGVKVIIDSVSKKEHIKILALSLSSIGIKNLYFVCEKEQEQILDFIKDRSKIICKHIEKFSDVVEMVSEGIKKAKKGDGVFIILPEPLNRDVTFEIREALAKRKKNFVNNA; encoded by the coding sequence ATGAAGATTGAAAGTATGAAGGTATACAATCACAGAAATATTTACTCAGACAAAAAAGTTGTGGTATTAAAGGTAAAAGGAGACATTGAAGAGGCAAGAAACTTTGCAAAGCTTTGCATCCATATTCAAAACCTTATAGGATACAACTTGGTTGAATACTGGGAATGCTTGAGCGTGGAAGATCATATTGATGTTCTGATTGAACATGACAATCAGATGCTTGTACACAAGGTCATAGAGTTTGCTTTAGAGTGCATAGAAAAAGGGTTTGAACCTGAACATTTTCCTGACAAGATTTCAAAGTTAAAAAAGCTCACAATTGAGACAGAGCTTTCGCCAAATACAAGACTTTTGAAAAATGCCTGTATGAAAAGAGGTATAAAGTTTACAAGGATTGGATATACAGATACATTCATGCTGGGAGAGGGAAAGTATGCGAAGCTTTTTGCATCCATTATAAGTGATCATGACTTTAGCAGAGTTAGTCTGTCTGACGACAGGGAACTTTCCCGAAGGTTTTTAAAGCTCAATTCTTTTCCTGTTGTGCCGTTTGATGTGGTCTTTACATCTGACCAACTGATGGACAGCATAAAAAAACTGGGTTTTCCAGTTTCGATAAAAGGCTGCAGAAAAGACTCTCCAAATATAGGGAATATCAGAACAAATCAACAGGCGTTGGAAGCATTTGATATGGTAAAAAACCTGGATAGCAGAGTGATAGTTGAAAGATATGTGCCGGGTAAAAGCTATAAAATCCTGGTTGTAAATGGGAAAGTTGTGGCAGCTGTTGAAAGAACCTCTCCATACATTGTAGGCGATGGTAAGAGAAGAATTTCAGAACTTTTAGACCAAGGTGAGAGAAATAATAAATATATTCAAAAGAATATTTTAAAACAGGGATTTACCTTGGACGATATTTTGCCCAAGGGAATGAAGGTTTTTTTGAAGGAACCGACCAGTTTTAAAACAGGATGTATAACCACAGATGTTACGGAAAAGATAGCATACGAAAACCAACAACTTTTTATTAAGATTGCAGAAAAGTTTGGATATGTAGTGACCATTTTAGACTTTGTTACAGAAGATATTTCGCTGCCATATTCGGTGGTAGGAGGATATGTTGTTGATGTTGAGACAAATTGTGACCTTCGTATATTTTCGCAGACATGCAACTGCGATATTTTCAATACTATTTTGGATGTATATTTTGAAAAGATGCCCAATCCAACTGTGCCGATAATTGCTGTGTCAGGGACATATGGAAAAAGCACGATATTGCAAATAATGAAGTACATTTTACAAAGATGCGGTTTGGAAACATCCATTGATAGTGAAATTGAAAATTTCTATCTAAGAAATTTTGGGGACTTGTCTGACATAAAACTTGTTGAATTCAATCCAGAAAAGTGTATTGAGGAGATAGAAATAGAACCCGATGTAGGCGTTATTACCAATACATTTTCTCAAAATCAAATAGAAAGAAACCTTTTGTTTTCTAAAAGTATTAAGGAAAATGGATATCTAATTTTGAACATCAACGATGCTTATAAATATCTATACAGTGCAAAAGCCAGATGTAATATTGTATTTACATCTATTTCAAATCATCATCCAGATTTAAAGGCTCATATAGAGATGAAAAGACCCTGTGTGTATCTTGAAAATGATTTTGTGAAGATTTTCGATGGTCAGCAGTTTTTTTCATTATGCAACATTAAAGAGATTCCGTACTCATATGAAGGCAAACTTATGTTTGCAGTTGACAATATTCTCCAGGCAATTGCAGCATTATATTTTTATGGTGTTGACAGCGAGATTATATATAAATTTTTGACTGAGTACAAGAATGATTCACATCAAAATCCAGGAAAATTTAATATATTTGATATAAATGGTGTAAAAGTAATTATTGACAGTGTTAGTAAAAAGGAACATATAAAAATTCTTGCTTTGAGCCTAAGCTCAATAGGAATTAAAAATCTTTATTTTGTATGCGAAAAAGAACAAGAACAAATTCTGGACTTTATAAAAGACAGAAGTAAAATTATATGTAAGCATATAGAAAAATTTTCAGATGTAGTTGAAATGGTATCTGAGGGCATAAAGAAGGCAAAAAAGGGAGATGGTGTTTTTATCATTCTGCCAGAACCTTTAAATAGAGATGTTACGTTTGAGATAAGAGAGGCACTGGCTAAGAGGAAGAAGAATTTTGTGAACAATGCTTGA
- a CDS encoding GGDEF domain-containing protein produces the protein MSSQLEFCLYKLFEMVGVVAISGIFIVSVFLGKELKNTLIYSFGKIFLSLVILKFLYVLKLEKDVLNKVEGIQAIVFLNIFLKFLIIYALVFSVLCQEKLKKFLEKTAILINIGITVIVFLMFEKIKNSRYFVFLYSQKTATTLYIFSEIIVAVGILILLHLSFTNFYFKQTKSFRIFVLTFAAGEIFLAMFKRKGILYTEAIQNGALLYLFVAIFLAVAMQRFRFLHSLSKFSTEVLKERLDLQKSFELLVEFVYEMYLKVLPRMCFYYCHEDDNYRLIVFKDENKQSSDISSGLQLKVSQELLQINRIRTFTIDEFKSFFECRSLESFVSEIFKIAVFVPIFMHNKLVGFLVCYSKLKDFNLTDEIKDGLTIFMNFSQALLFQIERIEKIKNLSTEDELTGIYNRRYFMKELILESLSADRYENKFCVAFFDMDNLKLLNDFYGHSVGDKAIRMIGRIIRDNIRKTDIPARLGGDEFAVIFKNCSKEAIEDRINTIKQLIEKESEQQLPKKIKVSCGIAVYPDDTTSLDELLKIADLRMYEEKLKNKEGGLDEKTR, from the coding sequence ATGAGTTCTCAGTTGGAATTCTGTCTTTATAAGCTTTTTGAAATGGTTGGTGTTGTTGCAATAAGTGGTATATTTATTGTTTCAGTTTTTTTAGGGAAAGAACTAAAAAATACATTGATTTATAGTTTTGGTAAGATATTTTTATCGCTTGTTATTTTGAAGTTCTTGTATGTACTAAAATTAGAAAAAGATGTTTTAAACAAAGTTGAAGGGATACAGGCTATTGTTTTTTTAAATATTTTTTTGAAATTTTTAATAATATATGCGCTTGTATTTTCAGTTTTGTGCCAAGAAAAACTAAAAAAGTTTTTAGAAAAAACTGCAATTTTAATCAATATAGGTATAACAGTAATAGTTTTTCTTATGTTTGAAAAAATAAAAAACTCAAGATATTTTGTTTTTCTATATTCTCAAAAAACTGCTACAACTCTTTACATTTTTAGTGAAATAATAGTTGCAGTCGGTATTTTGATTTTATTACATTTAAGCTTTACAAACTTTTATTTTAAACAAACAAAAAGTTTTAGAATATTTGTTTTAACATTTGCTGCAGGTGAGATTTTTTTAGCAATGTTTAAAAGAAAAGGTATTTTGTATACTGAGGCAATTCAAAATGGTGCTTTGCTTTATCTTTTTGTTGCTATATTTCTTGCAGTTGCAATGCAAAGGTTCAGGTTTTTGCACAGTTTATCAAAATTTAGTACTGAAGTGTTGAAAGAAAGGCTTGACTTACAGAAAAGTTTTGAGCTACTTGTAGAGTTTGTATATGAGATGTATTTGAAAGTATTACCACGAATGTGTTTTTATTACTGCCATGAAGATGATAACTACAGGCTTATAGTATTCAAAGATGAAAACAAACAAAGTAGTGATATAAGCTCTGGCCTCCAATTAAAGGTAAGTCAGGAACTGTTGCAAATCAATAGAATTAGGACATTTACTATTGATGAATTTAAGAGTTTTTTTGAGTGTAGATCTTTAGAATCTTTTGTTTCTGAGATTTTCAAAATTGCTGTGTTTGTTCCTATTTTTATGCATAACAAACTTGTTGGATTTTTGGTTTGTTATTCGAAACTCAAAGATTTTAATCTTACAGATGAGATAAAAGATGGGCTTACAATCTTTATGAATTTTTCTCAGGCTCTTCTTTTTCAGATTGAAAGAATTGAAAAAATAAAGAATTTGTCAACAGAAGATGAGCTTACAGGAATATATAACAGAAGATATTTCATGAAAGAGCTTATATTAGAGTCATTATCTGCAGATAGGTACGAAAACAAGTTTTGTGTAGCTTTCTTTGATATGGATAATTTAAAACTTTTGAACGATTTTTATGGACACAGTGTGGGTGACAAAGCTATCAGGATGATAGGGAGGATTATAAGAGACAATATCAGAAAAACAGACATTCCTGCAAGACTTGGTGGAGATGAATTTGCAGTTATATTTAAAAATTGCAGTAAAGAAGCAATAGAAGATAGAATAAATACAATAAAGCAGCTTATAGAAAAAGAATCTGAACAGCAGCTTCCAAAAAAGATAAAAGTAAGTTGTGGAATTGCTGTATATCCTGATGATACTACAAGTCTTGATGAACTTTTGAAGATTGCAGACTTGAGAATGTATGAAGAAAAACTAAAAAACAAGGAAGGTGGTCTTGATGAAAAAACAAGATAA
- a CDS encoding nucleoside kinase, translating to MKKQDNTVKVFFEDANVYEDVEVGTNLLSFVPRFESYFKSSIVAAKVDNEIKELKYVIHRDCKVKFIDMTQEDGMRIYRRSLIFVLIVATRMLFKETVNVQHSLSKGLYCEIENRKLTAEDINLIKQKMKWIVDQDFQFRREKVSKDDAVKLFEEKGFYDKARTIKFSENDYVYIYYCGDYVDYFYGHLVPSTGYLKIFDLIQYHDGMVLLYPDKSDPFKLQEFVENKKLFAVYHEYKNWGKILGVSSIGELNEVIASEKIREFIRVSEALHEKKIAYLADQISQNPLIKVVLISGPSSSGKTTFAQRLSIQLKVNGKNPVYIGLDDYFFEDKVPLDENGKPDYESIEAIDVELFNKQLKDLIDGKEVVLPRFNFIERKRTFERPVKLEKNDIIIIEGIHGLNRKLTPMIPDESKFKIYVSALTHLNLDKHNRIQTTDYRILRRIVRDARTRGASAKRTISMWPSVRNGEEKNIFPYQEMADAMFNSALIYELAVLKKYAVPLLRTITREDEEYSEAQRLLHFLSFILTIEDEREIPPQSIIREFIGGSCFYDF from the coding sequence ATGAAAAAACAAGATAATACAGTAAAAGTCTTTTTTGAAGATGCAAATGTATATGAAGATGTAGAGGTTGGGACAAATCTTTTGAGCTTTGTTCCAAGGTTTGAAAGTTATTTTAAATCTTCGATAGTTGCAGCAAAGGTAGACAATGAGATTAAAGAACTGAAGTATGTTATTCACAGAGATTGCAAGGTAAAATTTATTGACATGACCCAAGAAGATGGTATGAGGATTTACAGAAGAAGTCTCATTTTTGTTTTAATTGTTGCAACAAGAATGCTTTTTAAAGAAACTGTAAATGTTCAGCATTCTCTTTCAAAAGGACTTTATTGTGAGATTGAAAACAGAAAGCTGACAGCTGAAGATATAAATCTTATAAAACAAAAAATGAAATGGATAGTAGACCAAGATTTTCAATTTAGAAGAGAAAAGGTTTCAAAAGATGATGCAGTTAAACTTTTTGAAGAAAAAGGCTTTTACGATAAAGCAAGAACAATAAAGTTTTCAGAAAACGACTATGTTTACATTTATTACTGTGGGGATTATGTTGATTATTTTTATGGTCATCTTGTGCCCTCTACAGGATATCTAAAAATATTTGATCTAATTCAATACCACGACGGTATGGTGCTTTTGTACCCAGACAAGTCAGACCCATTTAAGCTTCAAGAGTTTGTTGAGAACAAGAAACTGTTTGCAGTATACCATGAGTACAAAAACTGGGGCAAGATACTTGGGGTAAGCAGCATCGGTGAGCTCAATGAGGTGATAGCAAGTGAAAAGATAAGAGAATTTATAAGAGTCTCAGAAGCTCTACACGAAAAAAAGATAGCATATTTGGCTGACCAGATTTCGCAAAATCCGCTGATAAAAGTTGTTTTGATATCCGGACCTTCATCATCCGGAAAGACAACCTTTGCACAAAGGCTTTCTATTCAGCTTAAAGTAAATGGAAAAAACCCTGTTTATATAGGGCTTGACGATTATTTCTTTGAGGATAAAGTGCCACTTGACGAAAATGGCAAGCCTGACTATGAATCGATTGAAGCTATTGATGTTGAGCTTTTTAACAAACAGCTAAAAGATTTGATAGATGGCAAAGAGGTTGTTCTGCCACGGTTTAATTTTATAGAAAGAAAGCGAACATTTGAAAGACCAGTCAAGCTTGAAAAGAACGATATAATAATAATTGAAGGAATACATGGACTAAACAGAAAACTTACTCCAATGATACCTGATGAAAGCAAGTTCAAAATATATGTAAGTGCCTTGACACATTTAAATCTTGACAAACACAATAGAATACAGACAACAGATTATAGAATTTTGAGAAGGATTGTCAGAGATGCCAGAACAAGAGGCGCATCTGCTAAAAGAACAATTTCTATGTGGCCGTCTGTTAGAAACGGTGAAGAAAAGAATATTTTTCCATACCAGGAGATGGCAGATGCCATGTTCAATTCAGCGCTAATTTATGAGCTGGCTGTGTTAAAGAAATATGCCGTGCCGCTACTTAGGACAATCACAAGAGAAGATGAGGAATATAGCGAAGCGCAGAGGCTTTTACACTTTTTGAGCTTTATCCTCACAATTGAGGACGAAAGAGAAATCCCACCACAATCAATCATAAGAGAGTTCATTGGAGGGTCTTGCTTTTATGACTTCTGA
- a CDS encoding FAD-dependent oxidoreductase, producing the protein MKYVVIGAVAGGMTAAMKIRRNDDKAEIIVYDKDTDISYSGCSLAYYISGVIDNRKNIVPRDSQYFKKFNVDVKTDHEVLKVDVQNKKVIVKDLKTGNIFEDGFDKLIIATGAHPVIPQIEGIELEGIFVLRNVKDADRIKEFINNNLPKKALIVGGGYIGLEMAEALKVLGMDVCIVEKQENILPNLDSDMARLVESYLEENGVAIRKGTSVLRFEGDKRVKRAILSDGSKIEADFVLLAVGVRPSTKFLEESGIQLLPNGAIKVDEYMRTNIEGIFAAGDCAAVYFKLNGKTMYVPLGSTANKMGRIAGENATGGSMKFSGVLATSIFKVFDLTVAQTGYTEKMAQEDGIEYEVGHITKPHITTAYPGAEKMTIKALAELSSRKVIGAQIVGTKGVDKRIDVLATAIFAGLTTDDLFQLDLAYAPPFSSAKDPIHYVGMVMSNFLDKRKFNCTQEKLLEKMQKGEDFIVLDVRTPEQYKAKHIKGAINIPLEMLYEKMNELSREKQIIVYCNSGVSSNIAQNILQQNGFRKVYNLSGGISNVTLEQLLEKNTSDSFSSSSSPQV; encoded by the coding sequence ATGAAGTATGTTGTGATTGGTGCTGTTGCGGGTGGGATGACAGCTGCGATGAAAATAAGACGAAATGATGACAAAGCAGAAATCATTGTATATGACAAAGACACTGACATATCATATTCTGGTTGTTCTCTTGCATATTATATTTCGGGTGTGATAGATAACAGAAAAAACATTGTTCCAAGAGATAGCCAATATTTCAAAAAGTTTAATGTTGATGTAAAAACAGATCATGAAGTTTTGAAGGTTGATGTACAAAACAAAAAAGTGATTGTGAAGGATTTAAAAACTGGTAATATTTTCGAGGATGGTTTTGACAAATTGATTATAGCAACAGGAGCCCATCCTGTGATACCCCAGATTGAAGGCATAGAACTTGAGGGCATATTTGTCCTTCGAAATGTCAAGGATGCAGATAGAATAAAAGAATTTATAAATAACAATCTTCCGAAAAAAGCCTTGATAGTTGGTGGTGGGTACATTGGACTTGAAATGGCAGAAGCTTTGAAGGTTTTGGGGATGGATGTATGCATTGTGGAAAAACAGGAAAATATTCTTCCAAACTTAGATAGTGACATGGCAAGGCTTGTTGAGAGCTATCTTGAAGAAAACGGTGTTGCGATAAGAAAGGGCACCTCTGTTTTAAGGTTTGAAGGAGACAAGAGAGTGAAAAGAGCCATTTTGAGCGATGGTAGCAAAATTGAGGCAGACTTTGTTTTGCTTGCAGTGGGAGTAAGACCTTCTACCAAGTTTTTAGAAGAAAGTGGTATACAGCTTTTGCCAAATGGAGCTATCAAGGTTGATGAGTATATGAGAACAAACATTGAAGGAATCTTTGCTGCAGGTGACTGTGCTGCTGTATATTTCAAGCTAAATGGCAAAACCATGTACGTGCCACTTGGCTCAACTGCAAACAAGATGGGAAGAATAGCGGGAGAAAATGCAACAGGTGGGAGCATGAAGTTCAGTGGTGTTTTGGCAACATCTATTTTCAAAGTATTTGACCTTACAGTTGCACAAACAGGCTATACAGAAAAGATGGCACAGGAAGATGGAATTGAGTATGAGGTAGGGCATATTACAAAACCGCATATCACAACAGCATATCCAGGGGCTGAAAAAATGACAATAAAAGCTTTAGCAGAACTTTCCTCTCGAAAAGTTATAGGTGCTCAAATTGTTGGGACGAAAGGAGTTGACAAAAGGATAGACGTTTTGGCAACAGCAATCTTTGCAGGGCTTACAACAGACGATCTTTTCCAGCTTGATTTAGCTTATGCACCGCCATTTTCGTCGGCAAAGGATCCTATTCACTATGTTGGTATGGTTATGTCAAACTTTCTTGACAAGAGAAAGTTTAACTGCACTCAGGAAAAGCTTTTGGAAAAGATGCAAAAAGGAGAAGATTTTATTGTTCTGGATGTTCGAACACCTGAGCAATATAAAGCCAAGCACATAAAGGGTGCTATAAATATCCCTCTTGAGATGCTTTATGAAAAGATGAATGAGCTTTCACGGGAAAAACAGATAATTGTATATTGTAACAGTGGTGTAAGCTCAAATATTGCACAAAATATCCTTCAGCAAAACGGATTTAGAAAAGTTTATAATCTCTCAGGCGGAATTTCAAACGTGACTTTAGAGCAGCTGCTTGAAAAAAATACTTCAGACTCTTTTTCTTCTTCTTCTTCTCCACAGGTTTAA
- a CDS encoding DedA family protein codes for MIEFLKYIVDSFGLWGIFLILAIEGLGIPFPTQIAYLGAVALLNSHKFTPFTLIMVISLGNLCGNVIVNLLLRSGRKRIISFFERLLRIKKETLESVNSFFVKYGIFAVPVARILGVPRTPVIFLAGISKINFYEYIISSFIGNTIWATFYVYFYWYGFSFFKFLYKKDINLFWLAISVLVFIVILVWTIFLNLWRRRRRKRV; via the coding sequence ATGATAGAATTTTTGAAATACATTGTTGACAGTTTTGGTCTTTGGGGTATTTTTTTAATACTGGCAATAGAAGGACTTGGAATTCCATTTCCAACACAGATTGCTTACCTTGGTGCAGTGGCACTTTTAAACTCTCACAAATTCACACCTTTTACATTGATAATGGTAATATCTTTGGGAAATCTTTGTGGAAATGTGATTGTCAACCTTCTTCTCAGAAGTGGGAGAAAAAGAATTATAAGCTTTTTTGAAAGACTTTTGAGGATAAAAAAAGAGACGCTTGAGAGCGTCAACAGCTTTTTTGTAAAATATGGAATATTTGCTGTGCCGGTAGCAAGAATATTAGGAGTTCCGCGCACCCCCGTTATTTTCTTGGCAGGAATTAGTAAAATTAATTTCTATGAATATATCATATCTTCATTTATTGGAAATACTATCTGGGCAACATTCTATGTGTATTTTTACTGGTATGGTTTTAGCTTTTTCAAGTTCCTTTACAAAAAAGACATAAATCTTTTCTGGCTTGCCATCTCAGTGTTGGTTTTTATTGTAATATTAGTATGGACCATATTTTTAAACCTGTGGAGAAGAAGAAGAAGAAAAAGAGTCTGA
- a CDS encoding ubiquitin-like domain-containing protein → MNKFKCLVAKPRDMKKLILAFVIVFVLSVLLGAMTAQALVKEVSITIDGKTFYYKTIKSTVREVLEENQIYLTKDDYVSPSLDSKINENTQIIIKRAFEVKILVGDEEKVVYIPSGTVEDAIKKAGVVLGKLDKINLPLSQLLDKSTVIKITKVTEKVVVEKQKIPFSTVTKINYNMDYGKQKVIQQGQDGIKERRYKVVLEDGKEVERKLIEERVVKNSKPRIVEVGAIRWFKTSRGEVVRYRKVYTMIATAYSLTPSDTGKSPSHPDYGRTATGHKVKRGVVAVDPRVIPLGTRLYIEGYGFARALDTGSAIKGNRIDVFVEKDAYKFGVRRVKVYVLAD, encoded by the coding sequence ATGAATAAATTTAAGTGCCTTGTGGCAAAGCCAAGGGATATGAAAAAGCTTATCCTGGCTTTTGTCATTGTATTTGTTTTGTCAGTCCTGCTTGGCGCCATGACTGCACAGGCACTGGTGAAAGAAGTTAGCATAACAATTGACGGCAAGACATTTTATTATAAAACGATTAAATCCACAGTAAGAGAGGTTTTAGAAGAAAATCAAATTTACTTGACAAAAGATGACTATGTCTCGCCTTCTTTGGATTCAAAAATAAATGAAAATACCCAGATAATAATAAAAAGAGCTTTTGAAGTGAAAATACTTGTTGGCGACGAGGAAAAAGTTGTATATATTCCAAGCGGTACTGTTGAGGATGCTATCAAAAAAGCTGGAGTTGTTCTTGGAAAGTTGGACAAGATAAATCTTCCTCTCTCTCAGCTTCTTGATAAGTCAACTGTCATTAAAATTACTAAGGTGACAGAGAAGGTGGTCGTAGAAAAACAAAAAATACCTTTCAGTACAGTGACAAAAATAAACTATAATATGGACTACGGAAAGCAAAAGGTTATCCAGCAAGGGCAGGATGGTATTAAAGAAAGAAGATACAAAGTTGTCTTGGAAGATGGTAAAGAAGTTGAGAGAAAGTTGATTGAGGAAAGAGTTGTCAAAAATTCGAAGCCGAGGATTGTTGAAGTTGGAGCAATAAGGTGGTTCAAGACATCAAGAGGAGAAGTGGTCAGATACAGAAAAGTTTATACAATGATAGCAACTGCATATTCTTTGACCCCAAGTGATACAGGAAAAAGTCCATCTCATCCTGATTATGGCAGAACTGCAACAGGTCACAAAGTAAAGCGCGGGGTTGTTGCGGTTGACCCGCGCGTGATTCCGCTTGGAACAAGGCTTTATATAGAAGGATATGGTTTTGCGAGAGCTCTTGATACAGGTTCTGCTATCAAGGGAAACAGGATAGATGTGTTTGTTGAAAAGGATGCGTATAAATTTGGTGTGCGGCGCGTAAAAGTTTATGTGCTTGCAGACTAA